Proteins from one Malania oleifera isolate guangnan ecotype guangnan chromosome 4, ASM2987363v1, whole genome shotgun sequence genomic window:
- the LOC131154306 gene encoding large ribosomal subunit protein eL22z-like, with the protein MSRGSIAGPKGKKKGATFTIDCSKPVEDKIMEIASLEKFLQERIKVGGKPGALGDSITVTRDKTKITVTSDSNFSKRYLKYLTKKYLKKNNVRDWLRVIASNKDRNVYELRYFNIAENEGDEED; encoded by the exons ATGAGTCGAGGAAGCATAGCGGGACCCAAGGGGAAGAAGAAGGGAGCAACATTCACGATCGACTGTTCGAAGCCGGTGGAAGACAAGATCATGGAGATTGCTTCCCTGGAAAAATTCCTCCAGGAGCGAATCAAGGTCGGCGGCAAGCCAGGTGCGCTTGGCGACTCTATCACCGTCACCCGTGACAAGACCAAGATCACTGTGACTTCCGATAGTAATTTCTCCAAGCG GTACCTGAAGTACTTGACAAAAAAATACCTGAAGAAAAACAATGTACGTGATTGGCTTCGGGTGATTGCCTCCAACAAGGATCGAAATGTTTATGAATTGAGGTACTTCAACATTGCTGAGAACGAGGGAGATGAAGAAGATTGA